The genomic DNA TTGTGGTGGGTGCGGGGCTGAGGTAGATATTTGTCCGATAGATTGTAATCAATCATCCCCCCTATGGAATTGGGCCCGGAATTCCGAGGGCAAAAGACGGGTCTGTTCATAGAAGAGCTGGGAGAAATATTTGGAGTCGTTGTAGCCTACGGCATGAGCAACCCACGCGATCGACTGATTGGTTTCGCACAACAGCCGCTCGGCAGCCCTGATCCGCTCTTGCTTCAAGTAATCATTGAATGTCGAACCCGTCAGCTTCTTAAAGCATTGGGAAAAATAGCTCCGGCTCATATGCACATGATCAGCAACATTCTCGGCATGCAGTGTGTTTGAAGCCTGCTCGCGAATGAACAACACAGCCTTTAGAATGCTGGTCGTCGTATTGGTAAAATGGGTAGATGCCGCAACCTGCGCATAAATACGGTTCCTGTAATCGCGCATCCATTCCACGGCCGACCGGACGTCATTTACATCGGACCGGAACTCGGCATCCAAGGCGAAAACGGGTTCCATTTGGGACAGCACACGCATGAACAGCCCTTCTAGACGGCGAAAGGAAGTCTTCGCTTCGACGGTTTGTTTGCATAAGCGCTGGAAGATGGATTCATTATAGAGCCAGTAGTGAGAGCGCCACCCCTGCTCCAGCCTGCTCCACTCTTCCTCCTCCTGTGAGCAGACGCTTTGCCCGGGCGATGACGCAGAAGGCTCGACGGTACGATCAGACCTTTGGCCTGTCATTTGCTGCCGGATTCGTTTCAAGATTTGCTCGTCGTCCTCCGATTCCAGGCGCACCTTGGAGATATAATCGAGCACGCCCATACGATAAGCCGTCTGCACATTCTCAAACTCTTCGTGAAACGATAAAATAACGGCGCGCAGATCCGGAAATCTTTGGCGCGTGACTTGAAGCAGCTCCATTCCCGACATGACGGGCATCGAGAGATCGACGAACATTAGATCCACCTCATGCGTTTCCATAAACTCCAGCGCCTTTGCAC from Paenibacillus sp. J23TS9 includes the following:
- a CDS encoding response regulator encodes the protein MIRVLIVDDDKLARKGLISIMPWSNHDMMVVGEAANGAKALEFMETHEVDLMFVDLSMPVMSGMELLQVTRQRFPDLRAVILSFHEEFENVQTAYRMGVLDYISKVRLESEDDEQILKRIRQQMTGQRSDRTVEPSASSPGQSVCSQEEEEWSRLEQGWRSHYWLYNESIFQRLCKQTVEAKTSFRRLEGLFMRVLSQMEPVFALDAEFRSDVNDVRSAVEWMRDYRNRIYAQVAASTHFTNTTTSILKAVLFIREQASNTLHAENVADHVHMSRSYFSQCFKKLTGSTFNDYLKQERIRAAERLLCETNQSIAWVAHAVGYNDSKYFSQLFYEQTRLLPSEFRAQFHRGDD